A region of the Deltaproteobacteria bacterium RBG_16_64_85 genome:
TTTTCCTCCCTCGGGCTGATCCTGTCGAGCCCTGTTTTCCTGATATTTGCTGTTGCGATCAAGCTGGATTCCAGAGGGCCGGTTTTTTACAGGGGTCGAAGGGTGGGCCGTTATGGAAAAATGTTCAGGATCTATAAATTCCGGAGCATGGTGCACAACGCCGAGAGGTTGGGAGCGGCTTCCACCAGTTCGGCGGACGCTCGCGTTACCGGGGTCGGCAGGTGGATCCGGAAATTCAAGCTCGACGAGCTTTCGCAGCTGATCAACGTGTTTCTCGGGGACATGAGCATCGTCGGCCCCCGGCCCGAAGTTCAAAAGTTCGTGGATCTGTATTCGGAGGAGGAAAAACGGATCCTGTCCTTGCGGCCGGGCATTACTGATTGGGCGTCTATCAAATTCCACAACGAGGGAGAGATCATCGAGTCTTCGGGGATCGCCGATGCCGACGAGGCCTATGCGCGGCTCATCCGGCCCGAGAAGCTCCGCCTCCAGATCAAATACGTCCGCGAGCGGAATCTGTGGATCGATGTGAAGATCATAATCAGCACCTTTCTGACGATTTTTTCAACCCGTTCGGGGGGCAAGCCGGTCGGAGTGCCTGCGCCATGAGGAAGCGGTACGCATGAAATTCGCCACAAACCGTCATATCGAACAGGTCATCTTTCCACCGATCGTCGAGATCAAGCGCCTGGTCGCGGGCGACAAAGCCCCGTGCGGGAAAACGTACATCGATCTCTGCCAGGCGGTACCCGATTATCCGCCGGCGCCGGAGCTGGTAGAGTACGTGCAGGCGCGGCTCTCCGACCCGGCGACCGCTCTCTATACTTCCGATGAGGGGCTCCTCGACGTCCGCGAAGCGGCTTGCCGGCGTTATGGAAGGGTCTACGGGGCATCCCTGACGGCCGATAATATCTGCCTCACCGTCGGCGCCAGCCAGGCATTCTGGCTGGCGATGGTGACGCTATGCGCAGCGGATGACGAAGTGATCCTCCAGGTGCCGTATTATTTCGACTATGACATGGCGTTGGAGATGATGGGAATCCGGCGTATCTACGCGCCGTTTCACGAGACGACCGGCGGTTTGCCCGAGGCGGAGACGATCGAGCGGTTGATCACTCCCCGCACCCGGGCGATTCTGTTGGTCACGCCGAGCAATCCGACCGGCGCGATTGCCCCACCGGAGGTCGTGCACGATCTCTTTGAGCTTGCCGAACGCCATAACATCGCGCTGGTTCTCGATGAGACCTATGCCGACTTCATTGCCGGGGGCGACCGTCCTCACGGGTTGTTTGCGCGAAAAGACTGGGGCGACCACTTCGTTCATATCATGTCGTTCGGCAAGACGTATGCGATTACCGGCT
Encoded here:
- a CDS encoding aminotransferase class I and II translates to MKFATNRHIEQVIFPPIVEIKRLVAGDKAPCGKTYIDLCQAVPDYPPAPELVEYVQARLSDPATALYTSDEGLLDVREAACRRYGRVYGASLTADNICLTVGASQAFWLAMVTLCAADDEVILQVPYYFDYDMALEMMGIRRIYAPFHETTGGLPEAETIERLITPRTRAILLVTPSNPTGAIAPPEVVHDLFELAERHNIALVLDETYADFIAGGDRPHGLFARKDWGDHFVHIMSFGKTYAITGYRAGLLIASEAFLYHALKAHDTMAICQPTPAQAALQYGLDHLDSWVAANRRMMERRHDGFREEFLKPGN